In Arthrobacter sp. SLBN-83, one DNA window encodes the following:
- the hpt gene encoding hypoxanthine phosphoribosyltransferase yields MDSNDVQADLKHVLYSREQIQQRITELAAQIDKDYEGREILIVGVLKGAVMVMADLARALHSHISMDWMAVSSYGSGTQSSGVVRILKDLDTDLMGKDVLIVEDIIDSGLTLSWLKTNLESRGTASVEICTAFRKPTAAKVEIDVKYVGYDIPNEFVVGYGLDYAEKYRNLDFVGTLAPHVYE; encoded by the coding sequence GTGGATTCAAACGACGTCCAGGCAGACCTCAAGCACGTTCTCTACTCCAGGGAGCAGATCCAGCAGCGGATCACCGAACTCGCTGCGCAGATCGACAAGGACTACGAAGGCCGCGAGATCCTCATTGTGGGCGTCCTCAAGGGCGCCGTGATGGTTATGGCGGACCTGGCCCGGGCACTGCACAGCCACATTTCCATGGACTGGATGGCCGTGTCCTCCTACGGTTCGGGAACCCAGTCCTCCGGTGTGGTGCGCATCTTGAAGGACCTGGACACGGACCTCATGGGCAAGGACGTGCTGATCGTCGAGGACATCATAGACTCCGGCCTCACCCTGTCCTGGCTCAAGACCAACCTGGAATCCCGCGGGACCGCCTCGGTGGAAATCTGCACCGCGTTCCGCAAGCCCACCGCTGCCAAAGTGGAGATCGACGTCAAGTACGTCGGCTACGACATCCCCAACGAGTTCGTGGTGGGCTACGGCCTGGACTACGCCGAGAAGTACCGCAACCTGGACTTCGTCGGAACCTTGGCCCCGCACGTCTACGAGTAA
- the tilS gene encoding tRNA lysidine(34) synthetase TilS — translation MLQNALADAGYPRHVMVACSGGPDSLALAAVASYFARRGHVDGHPVTVGAAVVDHQLQAGSADIAARTARALQELGLSPVEIRTVTVAGAGMGPEAAAREARHAALEAAAAEQGAEAILLGHTLDDQAEQVLLGLARGSGTRSLAGMRPTRGKLLRPFLGLRRADTEEICAVEELDPWHDPTNADPAFARSRTRVEVLPHLEEKLGPGVAESLARTAAILQLDADYLEDVAESTYAALVERDDGELSLPEEVLRALAPAIRFRVIAKAAADVGGQQPSYQRLLAAEALLRRQGSAGPVELPGGVSVYRLSLAQLEESKGNAGPAASGGGPSVPRERARCGKLVFRPQKPPAK, via the coding sequence ATGCTGCAGAACGCCTTGGCGGACGCGGGTTACCCCCGCCACGTCATGGTGGCATGCAGCGGTGGCCCGGATTCCCTGGCGCTCGCCGCCGTCGCATCCTACTTCGCCCGCCGCGGCCACGTGGACGGCCACCCTGTCACCGTGGGGGCCGCGGTGGTGGACCACCAGCTGCAGGCCGGATCGGCTGACATCGCCGCCCGCACCGCCCGGGCATTGCAGGAGCTTGGCCTCTCACCAGTGGAAATCCGGACCGTCACCGTGGCCGGCGCCGGCATGGGCCCGGAAGCAGCTGCCCGCGAGGCCCGGCACGCGGCCCTCGAAGCCGCCGCCGCGGAACAGGGCGCGGAGGCAATCCTGTTGGGCCACACCCTGGACGACCAGGCCGAACAGGTACTGCTGGGCCTGGCCCGCGGCTCCGGCACCCGCTCGCTCGCCGGCATGCGCCCAACCCGGGGCAAACTGCTCCGCCCTTTCCTGGGGCTCCGCCGGGCAGACACGGAGGAGATCTGCGCGGTGGAGGAGCTGGACCCCTGGCACGACCCCACCAACGCCGATCCCGCCTTTGCGCGGTCGCGGACCCGCGTGGAGGTCCTCCCGCACCTTGAGGAAAAACTCGGCCCCGGCGTGGCCGAATCACTGGCCCGGACCGCCGCCATCCTGCAACTGGACGCCGACTACCTGGAGGATGTGGCGGAAAGCACCTACGCAGCGCTCGTGGAACGGGACGACGGCGAACTGAGCCTGCCGGAGGAGGTGTTGCGCGCCTTGGCCCCGGCCATCCGGTTCCGGGTGATCGCCAAGGCAGCGGCCGACGTCGGCGGGCAGCAGCCCAGTTACCAGCGCCTTTTGGCGGCGGAAGCGCTGCTGCGGCGGCAGGGTTCGGCCGGTCCTGTTGAGCTTCCCGGTGGCGTAAGTGTGTACCGGTTGTCGCTGGCGCAGTTGGAGGAATCCAAGGGCAACGCCGGCCCGGCTGCGTCCGGGGGCGGCCCTTCTGTTCCCCGCGAACGGGCGCGCTGTGGGAAGCTAGTATTCCGGCCTCAAAAACCGCCCGCAAAATAG
- a CDS encoding zinc-dependent metalloprotease yields MESTARESASTLSSAAQSNGAQSSGVQPDQAQALINWDLAASTAARLAPAGPVLDEKAIGEAVDSLRRLADASVPHVHEITGLEAARDLRDSSVLVVDRASWAKANTQSFAVMLKPAMQKMLDSRRGSLSPSAASVSGAITGSQLGAVLAFLSSKVLGQYDPFAALAENSTAPAGGRLLLVAPNIVSVERELNVTPEDFRLWVCLHEQTHRVQFAAAPWLRHHMLEQIDNLSGHLLGNVDSLMERASAAARSLKDRSATGDAPRRGAILDLLQDPEEKAAISHLTAVMSLLEGHANVVMDAVDASIVPSVKTIRQRFNDRGKDRGVVEKFIRSLLGLDAKMRQYSDGARFVRAVVDVAGMDGFNKVWESADHLPTEPEIHDAKLWLERMGL; encoded by the coding sequence ATGGAGTCCACTGCGCGCGAGTCCGCATCGACGTTGTCCTCAGCAGCCCAGTCCAACGGGGCCCAATCCAGTGGGGTCCAGCCCGACCAGGCGCAGGCCCTGATCAATTGGGACCTCGCTGCTTCCACCGCAGCGCGGCTGGCTCCGGCCGGTCCCGTGCTTGACGAAAAGGCCATCGGCGAGGCCGTGGACAGCCTGCGCCGTCTTGCGGACGCCTCTGTGCCGCACGTCCACGAAATCACCGGGCTGGAGGCAGCACGCGATCTACGCGACTCCTCGGTGCTGGTGGTGGACCGGGCGTCTTGGGCCAAGGCCAACACCCAAAGCTTCGCTGTGATGCTCAAGCCTGCCATGCAGAAGATGCTGGACAGCCGGCGCGGATCCCTGAGCCCCTCTGCGGCCAGTGTCAGCGGTGCCATCACCGGCAGCCAGTTGGGCGCCGTCCTGGCCTTCCTGTCCAGCAAGGTCCTGGGCCAGTACGATCCGTTCGCGGCACTGGCCGAGAACTCCACGGCTCCGGCAGGAGGCCGGCTCCTGCTGGTGGCACCGAACATCGTCTCCGTGGAGCGCGAACTCAACGTCACGCCGGAGGATTTCCGGCTCTGGGTGTGCCTCCACGAGCAAACCCACCGCGTCCAGTTTGCGGCAGCACCCTGGCTGCGCCACCACATGCTGGAGCAAATCGACAACCTCAGCGGACACCTCCTGGGCAACGTCGATTCCCTGATGGAGCGGGCCTCCGCTGCCGCCCGGTCCCTGAAGGACCGCTCCGCAACCGGTGACGCGCCCCGCCGCGGCGCCATCCTGGACCTGCTGCAGGACCCGGAGGAAAAGGCCGCCATTTCACACCTAACAGCGGTGATGAGCCTGCTCGAAGGCCACGCGAACGTGGTGATGGATGCCGTGGACGCCAGTATCGTTCCGTCCGTAAAGACCATCCGGCAGCGCTTCAACGACCGCGGCAAGGACCGCGGCGTGGTGGAGAAGTTCATCCGCAGCCTCCTGGGCCTGGACGCCAAGATGCGCCAGTACTCCGACGGCGCCCGGTTTGTCCGCGCCGTGGTGGATGTGGCAGGCATGGACGGGTTCAACAAGGTCTGGGAGTCGGCGGACCACCTGCCCACCGAGCCCGAAATCCACGACGCCAAGCTGTGGCTTGAGCGGATGGGCCTCTGA
- the dacB gene encoding D-alanyl-D-alanine carboxypeptidase/D-alanyl-D-alanine endopeptidase — MTKSTGGEPLRARRSSRRESQGQRPRKPWPLALAALILVVLAIPGALLVAPGFSGPQAPAPAPAPPAWQQPPATLSAPQVLAPLQPSAPVPARQAVTAQVDPVLKADGGGTFTGMVQDALTGQVLFDRGGADGRVPASNLKLLTALAALRTLGPDHRFSTKVVQGTAPGQVVLVGGGDVLLGAGESQPEQVMGHAGLATLAAATVQALQAAGTTGEVTLLVDDSLFTGPALNPNWQSGDVEAGEIAPLYPLALNSARFDPAVTTGPRPQDSAMAAAQEFASRLRAAGAGAGLTVAAAVERSPGASPSNAAVLAVADSATVAEQVNLMLQVSDNYLAETMGRMAAVATGRPGSNDGATAVVAAEAGAAGLSPGTMKLVDVCGLAMGNQVSARQFTDVVRAITTGADTRLRTVLDGFPVGGLSGTLDMRYGDATTSGGAGLVRAKTGTLNTVLALSGYVVDADGRLLVFSFLGNGLTPGAAGNKEALDRAATALAGCGCR, encoded by the coding sequence ATGACCAAATCAACCGGCGGGGAACCGTTGCGCGCCCGTCGGTCCAGCCGGCGGGAAAGCCAGGGCCAACGTCCGCGCAAGCCCTGGCCGCTGGCCCTGGCGGCCTTGATCCTGGTCGTCCTTGCCATCCCGGGAGCCCTGCTGGTGGCCCCCGGGTTTAGTGGTCCCCAGGCTCCGGCGCCCGCCCCGGCGCCGCCTGCTTGGCAGCAACCGCCCGCCACGCTTTCCGCCCCGCAGGTGCTTGCCCCGCTCCAGCCCTCCGCCCCGGTCCCCGCGCGGCAAGCAGTGACAGCGCAGGTGGACCCGGTGTTGAAGGCCGACGGCGGCGGTACTTTCACGGGCATGGTGCAGGATGCGCTCACGGGCCAGGTCCTTTTTGACCGGGGCGGCGCGGACGGCCGGGTGCCGGCGTCGAACCTGAAGCTGCTGACGGCGCTCGCCGCGCTGCGAACCCTCGGCCCCGACCACCGGTTCAGCACCAAGGTGGTTCAAGGCACTGCCCCGGGACAGGTGGTGCTGGTGGGCGGCGGCGACGTCCTACTGGGCGCCGGGGAGTCGCAGCCGGAACAGGTGATGGGCCACGCGGGCCTCGCCACGCTTGCCGCAGCTACCGTGCAGGCTCTGCAGGCCGCCGGCACCACGGGGGAAGTCACCTTGTTGGTGGATGACTCCCTCTTTACAGGTCCCGCATTGAACCCCAACTGGCAGTCCGGCGACGTGGAGGCCGGGGAAATCGCCCCGCTGTACCCGCTGGCGCTGAACTCCGCGCGGTTCGATCCCGCCGTCACCACCGGTCCCCGCCCACAGGACTCCGCCATGGCTGCGGCCCAGGAATTCGCTTCCCGGCTCCGTGCGGCAGGTGCCGGCGCGGGACTCACCGTAGCGGCCGCCGTCGAACGTTCACCCGGAGCTTCCCCATCCAACGCCGCAGTCCTCGCCGTCGCTGACTCCGCCACAGTGGCGGAGCAGGTGAACCTCATGCTGCAGGTCTCGGACAATTACCTGGCCGAGACCATGGGGCGCATGGCGGCGGTGGCCACGGGGCGGCCGGGCAGCAATGACGGCGCCACCGCGGTGGTCGCTGCCGAAGCCGGGGCCGCGGGCTTGTCCCCGGGCACCATGAAGCTCGTGGATGTTTGCGGGCTGGCCATGGGCAACCAGGTTTCCGCCCGCCAGTTCACGGACGTGGTGCGGGCCATTACCACCGGTGCCGATACCAGGCTTCGTACCGTCCTGGACGGCTTCCCGGTGGGTGGCTTGTCCGGCACTTTGGACATGCGGTACGGAGACGCCACCACCTCCGGGGGCGCCGGGCTGGTGCGGGCCAAGACCGGGACTTTGAACACGGTGCTGGCGCTGAGCGGCTATGTGGTGGACGCCGACGGCAGGCTCCTGGTGTTCTCGTTCCTCGGAAACGGCCTGACGCCCGGGGCGGCCGGCAACAAGGAAGCACTGGACAGGGCGGCCACGGCGCTTGCAGGCTGCGGCTGCCGCTAG
- a CDS encoding inorganic diphosphatase has product MKHDVTIEIPKGSRVKYEVDHETGRVRLDRVLFTSMQYPTHYGYFENTLGEDGDPLDALVLLQDFDLHPGVIVESRPIGVFNMTDDGGGDAKILCVPVDARFDHIQEVSDVNEFLIKEIEHFFTRYKDLEPGKWVKAEGWGDRAAAEAELEASIKRYVPTGH; this is encoded by the coding sequence ATGAAGCACGACGTGACCATCGAGATCCCCAAGGGATCACGCGTCAAGTACGAAGTTGACCACGAGACCGGCCGCGTCCGCCTGGACCGCGTCCTCTTCACCTCCATGCAGTACCCCACGCACTACGGGTACTTCGAGAACACCCTCGGCGAGGACGGCGACCCGCTGGACGCACTGGTGCTCCTGCAGGACTTCGACCTGCACCCTGGCGTCATCGTCGAGTCCCGCCCCATCGGCGTCTTCAACATGACCGACGACGGCGGCGGAGACGCCAAGATCCTGTGCGTTCCCGTGGATGCCCGCTTTGACCACATCCAGGAAGTCAGCGACGTCAACGAATTCCTGATCAAGGAAATCGAGCACTTCTTCACCCGTTACAAGGATCTGGAGCCCGGCAAGTGGGTCAAGGCCGAGGGCTGGGGCGACCGCGCCGCCGCCGAGGCCGAACTGGAAGCGTCCATCAAGCGCTACGTGCCCACCGGACACTGA
- a CDS encoding carboxylesterase family protein: MSPEPALTSQLLFHPPCGPVSGWRDSDVIRATGIPYARAQRFQPPAPVPDWTAEFAATSLSPACPQAPVPFLDAVLGTKYGELPGSEDCQNLSITMPGDLAPDEKLPVMVWIHGGSYTTGSGDLAIFDPARLVAENRVIVVSVTYRLGLFGFLATPAGRPGNLGLLDQLEAFRWVQRNIAAFGGDPGRVTAFGQSAGGDAIAHLMATSEAPALFQRAIIQSAPLGITRGRARMNHAMGIAADSVTGKTPALDVVAFEAQVTQVAKKFGMLAAMPFGTQYGHDPLPEESGIEAAWNRTAPAIEVLIGHTSEEARLFLPRSPRLMRLAGVPLVGPAAVRAIDWVVTETVYGRANRRFARRHAKAGGKVHRYIMDWHAPGNIFGAAHTVDLPLLLGNRKTWDGVGLIAGANWEDVDMTGRAVRSLWAGFARGDDLGEAGAVDGALHYRRV; the protein is encoded by the coding sequence GTGAGTCCCGAGCCAGCCCTGACCTCCCAGCTTCTGTTCCACCCGCCCTGCGGCCCCGTCAGCGGATGGCGGGACAGTGACGTCATCCGTGCCACCGGCATCCCCTACGCCCGGGCCCAACGCTTCCAGCCGCCCGCGCCGGTCCCGGACTGGACTGCCGAGTTTGCCGCAACGTCCCTCTCCCCGGCGTGCCCGCAGGCACCGGTCCCATTCCTCGACGCCGTACTGGGCACCAAATACGGCGAACTGCCCGGCAGCGAGGACTGCCAGAACCTTTCGATCACCATGCCCGGCGACCTCGCTCCGGACGAAAAGCTGCCCGTCATGGTCTGGATCCACGGCGGTTCCTACACCACGGGGTCCGGCGACCTGGCAATCTTCGACCCTGCCCGGCTGGTGGCCGAGAACCGGGTCATCGTGGTTTCCGTGACGTACCGGCTTGGCTTGTTCGGTTTCCTGGCGACGCCTGCCGGGCGTCCCGGCAACCTTGGGCTCCTGGACCAGCTCGAGGCCTTCCGCTGGGTGCAGCGGAACATCGCTGCCTTCGGCGGCGACCCCGGCCGGGTTACGGCTTTCGGCCAGTCCGCCGGTGGTGATGCGATCGCCCACCTGATGGCCACATCGGAGGCGCCAGCCCTCTTCCAGCGCGCCATCATCCAGAGCGCGCCGCTGGGCATTACCCGGGGCCGGGCCAGGATGAACCATGCCATGGGCATCGCTGCCGATTCTGTGACCGGGAAGACGCCGGCCCTGGACGTGGTGGCCTTCGAAGCGCAGGTCACGCAGGTGGCCAAGAAGTTCGGCATGCTGGCGGCCATGCCGTTTGGCACCCAATACGGCCACGATCCGCTCCCCGAGGAGTCGGGGATCGAGGCGGCCTGGAATCGGACGGCCCCTGCCATCGAGGTGCTGATCGGGCATACCTCAGAGGAAGCGCGACTGTTCCTCCCCCGCAGTCCGCGGCTGATGCGCTTGGCCGGCGTTCCCTTGGTGGGTCCCGCCGCCGTCCGGGCCATCGACTGGGTGGTGACCGAGACCGTGTACGGAAGGGCAAACCGTCGCTTCGCCCGCCGGCATGCCAAGGCAGGCGGAAAAGTGCACCGCTACATCATGGACTGGCACGCGCCCGGCAACATCTTCGGCGCCGCCCACACCGTGGACCTGCCGCTGCTGCTGGGAAACCGGAAGACGTGGGATGGCGTGGGACTGATCGCCGGCGCCAACTGGGAGGATGTGGACATGACCGGCAGGGCGGTGAGGTCATTGTGGGCCGGTTTTGCCCGTGGGGATGACCTCGGTGAGGCTGGCGCAGTGGACGGCGCTCTCCACTACCGGCGCGTCTGA
- a CDS encoding DUF429 domain-containing protein — protein sequence MRTLGVDLAAATKKTAGAVIEWSDNRARLAHLALDVDDQAIVDLFGTCDMTGVDCPVGWPDALIPFLAGHLDFDAAPVLEHDGIAGRRLLAYRDTDRFCTAQTGLIPLSVSADRLAHPAMRCAVIQAKIASLHGPQLRDGSGRLAEVYPAASLKIWGLNGRGYKGRGVPEAERLSLLLAELEKQAPWLDLAGHRDQITASDDLFDAVIASLTARAVARRRTLLPDAAHAAAARSEGWIHLPSCGLDGLPG from the coding sequence ATGAGAACCCTCGGCGTGGACCTCGCGGCAGCCACCAAGAAGACCGCCGGGGCGGTCATCGAATGGAGCGATAACCGGGCCAGGCTCGCCCACCTTGCCCTGGACGTGGACGACCAGGCAATCGTGGACCTGTTCGGCACCTGCGACATGACCGGCGTCGACTGTCCCGTGGGCTGGCCTGATGCACTGATCCCCTTCCTTGCCGGTCACCTGGACTTCGACGCCGCGCCCGTCCTGGAACACGATGGGATCGCGGGCCGGCGACTGCTGGCCTACCGGGACACCGACCGGTTCTGCACCGCCCAAACGGGACTGATCCCGCTCAGCGTTTCCGCGGACCGGCTGGCACATCCTGCCATGCGCTGCGCGGTGATCCAGGCGAAGATCGCGTCACTGCACGGCCCGCAACTCCGGGACGGATCCGGGCGGCTTGCCGAGGTGTACCCGGCGGCATCACTGAAGATCTGGGGCCTCAACGGGCGTGGCTACAAGGGCCGCGGCGTCCCCGAAGCCGAACGCCTAAGCCTCCTGCTGGCAGAACTCGAAAAGCAGGCGCCCTGGCTGGACCTGGCCGGGCACCGGGACCAAATCACTGCTTCGGACGACCTGTTTGACGCAGTCATCGCCTCGCTGACCGCCCGTGCCGTGGCCCGCCGTCGTACGCTCCTGCCGGATGCCGCCCACGCAGCCGCCGCCCGCAGCGAAGGCTGGATCCACCTTCCGTCCTGCGGCCTGGACGGACTCCCGGGCTAG
- a CDS encoding phosphoketolase family protein — translation MAGSAGQDVKPQKEIQQEGLRQEELHLVDKWWRAANYLSVGQIYLRSNPLLREPLQAEDTKSRLLGHWGTTPGLNFVYAHLNRVIRRDNLEMLFVAGPGHGGPAVVANAWLEGTYSEIYAHVGNDEAGLAELFRQFSYPGGIPSHAAPESPGSISEGGELGYSLAHAYGSVFDNPQLVTAVVIGDGEAETGPLAASWHSHNFLDPAVDGAVLPILHLNGYKIANPTVLARMPQDQLEQLLRGYGHEPYFVSVEDPDNTEQAHRDFAAVLDRCLADIRAIQDAHRQDPAAEKEGEGGHRWPLIVLRSPKGWTGPRTVDGLQVEGTWRAHQVPLSEVRTNGEHLKQLEEWLESYRPDELFDGEGRLRPDVAEGAPTGDFRMSATPHANGGVLRRALKLPAYQDHAVEVPTAGVERVSPMVTLGSWMRDVIGQNMENFRLFGPDETASNRLQNVYEVTDKVWQYRIDDVDEHLARSGRVMEVLSEHLCQGWLEGYLLTGRHGVFNCYEAFVHIVDSMFNQHAKWLKVSRKLHWRQPVPSLNYLLSSHVWQQDHNGFSHQDPGFIDHAVNKKAEVIRVYLPPDANTLLSVMEHCLASTDYVNIVVSGKQPSPTWLGPADAANHCRRGLGIWTFAGSEVPGEEPDVVLACAGDVPTVETVAAAELLRDGAPGLKVRVVNVVDLMRLQDESEHPHGLPAHDFDGIFTPDKPVIFAYHGYPALIHRLAYKRTNQQGLHVHGYKEEGTTTTPFDMAMLNGIDRYTLAIDAIDRVPGLAEKHSLLRQELQDRRARAREHTRTHGEDPEEIRNWKLGG, via the coding sequence ATGGCCGGCAGCGCAGGACAGGATGTAAAGCCGCAGAAAGAGATTCAGCAGGAGGGCCTGCGGCAGGAAGAACTGCACCTCGTTGACAAGTGGTGGCGGGCGGCGAACTACCTTTCCGTGGGGCAGATCTACCTGCGGTCCAACCCGCTGCTGCGCGAACCGCTGCAGGCGGAGGACACCAAGTCCCGCCTGCTGGGCCACTGGGGAACCACCCCGGGACTGAACTTCGTCTATGCCCACCTGAACCGCGTGATCCGCCGCGACAACCTTGAGATGCTCTTTGTTGCCGGTCCCGGCCACGGCGGCCCCGCCGTCGTCGCCAACGCCTGGCTGGAGGGAACCTACTCGGAAATCTACGCGCACGTGGGCAATGACGAGGCGGGCCTGGCCGAGCTGTTCCGCCAGTTCTCCTACCCCGGCGGAATTCCCAGCCACGCGGCCCCGGAAAGCCCCGGCTCCATCAGCGAGGGCGGCGAGCTCGGGTACTCCCTGGCCCACGCCTACGGATCGGTGTTCGACAATCCCCAGCTGGTGACCGCCGTCGTGATTGGCGACGGCGAGGCCGAAACGGGGCCGCTCGCAGCCAGCTGGCACTCGCACAACTTCCTGGACCCGGCTGTGGACGGCGCCGTGCTGCCCATCCTGCACCTGAACGGCTACAAGATCGCCAACCCCACCGTCCTGGCCAGGATGCCGCAGGACCAGCTGGAGCAGCTGCTGCGCGGGTACGGCCACGAGCCGTACTTCGTCAGCGTGGAGGATCCGGACAACACGGAGCAGGCGCACCGTGATTTTGCCGCCGTGCTGGACCGTTGCCTGGCCGATATCAGGGCCATCCAGGACGCCCACCGGCAGGATCCGGCCGCCGAAAAGGAGGGAGAGGGCGGGCATCGCTGGCCGCTGATCGTCCTGCGTTCCCCCAAGGGCTGGACCGGGCCCCGCACCGTGGACGGGCTCCAGGTGGAGGGCACGTGGCGGGCCCATCAGGTGCCGTTGTCCGAGGTCCGCACCAACGGCGAGCACCTGAAGCAGCTGGAGGAGTGGCTGGAGTCCTATCGCCCCGACGAACTGTTCGACGGCGAAGGCCGGCTGCGCCCGGACGTCGCCGAAGGGGCGCCCACCGGGGACTTCCGCATGAGCGCAACGCCCCATGCCAATGGCGGAGTGCTGCGCCGGGCGCTGAAACTGCCCGCGTACCAGGACCACGCCGTCGAGGTACCCACGGCCGGCGTCGAGCGCGTCAGCCCCATGGTGACGCTGGGCTCCTGGATGCGGGACGTCATCGGGCAGAACATGGAGAACTTCCGGCTGTTCGGCCCGGACGAGACGGCATCCAACCGGCTGCAGAACGTCTACGAGGTCACCGACAAGGTGTGGCAATACCGGATTGACGACGTTGACGAGCACCTTGCGCGCTCCGGCCGCGTCATGGAGGTGCTGAGCGAGCACCTGTGCCAGGGGTGGCTGGAAGGCTACCTCCTCACCGGCCGGCACGGGGTGTTCAACTGCTACGAGGCCTTCGTGCACATCGTTGATTCGATGTTCAACCAGCACGCCAAGTGGCTGAAGGTGTCCCGCAAACTGCACTGGCGGCAGCCGGTGCCGTCGCTGAACTACCTGCTGTCCTCGCACGTGTGGCAGCAGGACCACAATGGGTTTTCGCACCAGGATCCCGGGTTCATCGACCACGCCGTGAACAAGAAGGCCGAGGTTATCCGCGTCTACCTGCCGCCGGATGCCAACACCCTGCTGTCCGTTATGGAGCACTGCCTGGCGTCCACGGACTACGTGAACATCGTGGTCAGCGGCAAGCAGCCCTCGCCCACCTGGCTTGGCCCGGCGGACGCCGCCAACCACTGCCGCCGCGGCCTGGGCATCTGGACATTCGCCGGCTCGGAAGTGCCCGGGGAGGAGCCCGACGTCGTCCTCGCCTGCGCCGGTGACGTCCCCACCGTGGAGACCGTCGCTGCCGCCGAACTGCTCCGCGATGGCGCTCCCGGGCTCAAGGTCCGTGTGGTGAATGTGGTGGACCTGATGCGGCTTCAGGACGAGAGCGAGCATCCCCACGGCTTGCCTGCCCATGACTTTGACGGGATCTTCACGCCGGACAAGCCCGTCATCTTCGCGTACCACGGTTATCCGGCGCTCATCCACCGGCTGGCCTACAAGCGCACCAACCAGCAGGGCCTGCACGTGCACGGTTATAAGGAGGAGGGGACCACCACCACGCCCTTCGACATGGCCATGCTGAACGGTATCGACCGCTACACCCTGGCCATCGACGCCATCGACAGGGTTCCCGGCCTTGCCGAGAAGCACTCACTCCTGCGCCAGGAACTGCAGGACCGCCGCGCCCGCGCCCGCGAGCACACCCGCACCCACGGCGAGGACCCGGAGGAGATCCGCAACTGGAAGCTGGGCGGCTGA